GACCTATCTTTATAACGAGAGCGACACGAACAAGGCCCTGGCTGAGGCCTACCAGCAAATGTGGAAACAGAACCTCGGCATCGACGTGGAGCTGGCCAGCGAGGAATGGAAGGTCTTCCTCCAGGACCAGAAGGCGCTGAACTACCAGATCTCGCGCGGCAACTGGGTCGGTGACTACCTCGACCCGATGACGTTCATCGACATGTTCGTCACGGGCAGCGGCAACAACCGCACCGGCTGGGGCGATCCGGAGTACGATCGCCTCGTGGCGGAGGCCAAGGC
The nucleotide sequence above comes from Clostridia bacterium. Encoded proteins:
- a CDS encoding peptide ABC transporter substrate-binding protein; the protein is TYLYNESDTNKALAEAYQQMWKQNLGIDVELASEEWKVFLQDQKALNYQISRGNWVGDYLDPMTFIDMFVTGSGNNRTGWGDPEYDRLVAEAKATDDQKVRFENMHKAEDILMKNFVIGPIYFGVSVYEENPKLKGVFRTALGTVDYKWAYFEGE